Part of the Zingiber officinale cultivar Zhangliang chromosome 6A, Zo_v1.1, whole genome shotgun sequence genome, ctcctcttggtcttgatccaatgagtcgccctctttggattcctcttgattcggtacagtggaggggatctcatggattgatgccaatttgctccaaagctccttggcatccttgaactctccaatttttccaagaataTGGCTAAGCactagattgaccaaaagcttggtcactttatcattggcctcacatctttggatttgctcttggctccaattgcttttcttgaggacttttccctttgaatttcgtggagcctcgaagccttccatgagagcaaaccattgctctatctccatcatcaagaaattttcgattcttgatctccaagaatcgaagcttgtggatgtgtacggtggagccacccttgtgtcaaatccaagtccatcttggaattgcatcttgaagttgagccttttgatgaagtcttcgacttgtagaatttcttcaactttttcaccctctagctttgcttgttttgtttgccccttccggcgatgattccggtgaagagcggcctcgctctgataccacttgttaggaccgaaaagtagatagaggggggggtgaatagctcttcgcgctcttcgttgcttgtttcttcaaggatgtgcagcggaaatacaaagaaacaaaacacacaatgctaacacttgggattttacttggtatccacctcacaagaggtgactagtccaaggatccacacactcacacaccctccactatgaaatcactcttttttagtaactactgaaggcagagaagccctacaactctcacaatacaagaagaaagcaagggaaacaaatacaatagatatcttacaagatatggaatgaaaaccctaaccctagctttcttattcttgcttttgatccgcctcttgacttgggaaacctccaagaaccttcaagaactggtgatctgagcttgagagaaatgtggagaagtcgctgtgttgatctgagatgaaatcgtgaagttctaccgcagccatcgcacgcctgcagctcaaatacgacgcaacggtcggatcccgatcgattcgaaagctcccaatcgatcggggaggctttggatcgatccacagatcgattcagagcgcctctgtgctctgggaaaatgcctggatcgatccacggatcgatccagcgcttatcgcgcgaaccagcagagtcccaatcgatccactgatcgatccagaggctctctgttcattgggaaaggcctggatcgatccactgatcgatccagaggctttctgttcgctgggaaaagcctggatcgatccagctcctggatcgatccactgatcgatccaactcttggtttttgcccaaaaccaagtcccaagcctctcaaaccaacattcggtcaaccttgacctgttgttatatcatgcctagcatctggtcacttccttgacctaccaggactccccaccaagtgtccggtcaatccctttgacccacttggacttttctcttcgtgccaagtatccggtcactcccttgacctacttggacttccaccagatgtctggtcaatcttgacccatctgaatttccccgtgcctggcttcactcaccaggtctttcacctagcttcactcactaggattttcacctggcttcactcactaggattttcttctgcctggcttcactcaccaggactttcttcttcctggcttaactcaccaggtctttcttctgcctggcttcactcaccaggactttcttctgcctggcttcactcaccaggactttcttctgcctaacatcccagttaggacttcccagtcaagtatccggtcatccttgacctacttgactcttcttcaatcaaccttgtattgtcaaacattgaaacccaaacctagactcaagcttggtcaaccaggtcaaccttgacctgagggatgttgcaccaacacttaagcCACATCGATAACCTGATCACGGGGGTCACAAAGGGGTATCGCTACAAAATGCGGTTGGTCTATGCCCACTTTCCCATCAACGCCTCCATCACTCCCAACAATAGCTGCATTGAGATTAGGAACTTCCTTGGGGAGAAAAAGGTccgatctttttttttttatccttataGTCGGTGTAGTTTTATTTCTCTATTTCATGACTAGTTTCACGCCCAATCAAGctttacgtttttttttttgtttgaaatttcccttgtatttttaagaaaactagGTCATGAGAGTGGGCAACGAGAGATTTGTTTTAGGTTAGCTACGGAAATATAGACATTTCGATTTGGTTCATGGAAAATTGCTTTAATTTGCAAAGATTATAGATGCATATATTGGACGTTTTGATTCAGTTCATGGCAATTTGCCAAGATTATAGATGCAAATATTAAACATTTGGATTTGGTTCGTGGCAATTTGTGAAGATTGTAGATGCACATATTAGATATTTCGATTTGGTTCACAGCAATTTGTGaagattttagtattttcatagatctattaataaaaatttagtattttttataaacaaagatattttcctttgttttggtagattttccttttttttaaagctCCTCCGTTTTATTTAGGTGGTTATTGAATTTTAGCAATTCATGTTTACAAAGATTTCACGATGAAGATTACTTAAATGATTATTTGTATTATATGCAGTACTGGATAAACTTGAATTGGTTTGGaccttttgatgtgattaacaattcaattttaattattgttcctattttaattattttacatGTTCTTAACGTAAATTTTGTTTCTCTGGTATCCCAAAGCACTTAATGAATATGGCAACTTACGTGGCTAAATTTATTACTTGTCTGAAGTTACAATAGTATGCTGGTTTGTACAATTACCTCATCATTTTATATTCTTCCTGCACAGATTTTTGGAGGAGCAAAAAAGGTGAATGTAAGTCATGTGATTCACGATTTGTCTTTTGGACCAAAGTATCCAGGGATCCATAATCCTCTTGATGGAACTGCAAGGATACTAGATGATACAAGTGGAACGTTCAAGTATTATATAAAGGTTGTTTCTGCCCTTTCATCTAATTGCAGGATTGTACTacgatgtttttttttcttgacaTCTGAGGGTTTTCTTATATctcattaaacaaaaattttatcttttggtttttcaACCTATCATTTTTGGTTTCATTTACTGGATTAACCTGCATTAGCAAAAGTAGCActcatttacttgtattttttctGTGATTTCAACTGAGAAATTTACTCTCCCTGTAGTGAGATAAATATATACTGTTAAACCTCACGTCCTAGCGTTTACATTACTACTTAGTctgttatggttttgtcaaactctAGCCACATCTTATTTTCTACACAGTTTGTGTAGTGATCTATAACCTTTTTGATTTTGctcttttaattaatataatatgcAGAACACTAGTTTTCGATTGTCTTTAGATTCAATCTTGTAGTACTACCTTTTCCTTCTAAAAGACAAGAAAGAGGTTAATTGGTAATTCAATGCAGATTGTTCCAACGGAATATAGATACCTCTCTAAAGAAGTGTTGCCTACAAACCAGTTTTCTGTCACAGAATACTTTGTGCCAATGCGTGACTTTGATAAGTCATGGCCAGGTCAATGTCTCAAGCGTCATACTGATTTAACATACAaaatgatttgtttttttttgggtAGAATTTTAACCCCatttttcccttttcctttgaACAGCTATTTTCTTCTTGTATGATCTGTCACCTATTACGGTGATAATAAGAGAAGAACGACATAGTTTTCTTCATTTCCTAACTCGGCTATGTGTCGTTCTTGGTGGCACATTTGCTTTAACAGGTACATGCTGATCTTTCTGacacttttcaatttttttaaaatttacaagATTTTTCTTGTACACGTCCAGATATTTTTTGCCATATCTTTTGTTTAATTGATGTCGGTATATCGTCAGTAATTCATGTTAGTTACTTGAGGCCATTATAGTAATATGTGGGCTTCCTTGGAATTGGTTATGACATTGTTCTATTGTTCATGTGTTACTTTTTCCATTGATATTCTGATTTTCTTTTGATTCCTTGGAGTTGGATAAATATTATTCCTTTTGCTTTGATTCTATTTAATTTTTACCAAGATTGTAGTTATATCTAAGAGGTCAAGGAATATGCAGGCCAAGGTTCTAGGTGCTCTCTAGCCCACATTTTGCACCTCCTTTGAGTTGgagcattgttttttttttttggaagaatTCATGTTCCTTTTCAATCTCATGTTTAATGAACCTTTCAATAAATTAGTGTTAATGTATTCGAATCACAGAATGTGAATTCACATCTATTGATTATGTGGAagtttaattataatcatgccTCCTCCAtgctgcttagatttatgaggttTAAGAATGAAGGAAGATTTATGTGAATTCACGGATCTGAAAAAGTACATCAGAAGTTTCCGCCAGAGCCATGAAATGATGCCACCAATGACTGTTAaggtaaaaattaatttaagagctgattttttttttctaccaCCCAATATGATGCATTAAAATTTGTTGAAATCCTTGTTACCAAGAGGTTGTTGAAGAGCATCATGATTTCTCTCTGTTTCTTGAAAGGTTCTTTAAAAGATGTCAATTGTGCATCAACAACATGAATTTTAGGACAGAAAATTTCTCTGCTTCCACTAGGGATAGGATACtaaatatttgataaattatGGTACTTTTAGATTCTCACAAGGTCTCTTGCTGTAGATTTTGATGTATCAACTCTGCAAAGGAATTTCATTCTGTCATGGTCATGGAGTGTTGCACAGGTTGGAAAAACTCATTCACCATCTTGTTTCAGTATGTTAAAGATAAGATCTTGTTGAATAATTTGCTCCTTAATTTTGCAGGGATCTTAAGCCTCACAATCTTTTAATGGACCGCAAGACTATGATGCTAAAAGTTGCAGATCTTGGACTCAGTCGTGCTTTCACCATTCCCCTCAAGAAATACACGCACGAGGCCACATATCTTTTAGCTTGTATTGGAAAGCACAGCATTTGAAAATACCTAGCTTTCCAATTTTCACGGCAAAATTTGTTTGAATGTAAGATATCTGATATGACATTTTCCTTAAGTGTTTAGTCACTGCAGAACTTATCTGATAACCTATGCTTGTGGTCTAATTCTACATTTCATCTCTtaaaaactagtttttctttgagTTTTCTACGTAGCTGATCTCCCTTCTTTGTGTTCCACTACCTTTTTTCCATATCAGAAGCATTCAAGTGTTTCCCCTTTATCTTTTCCTTACAGGTCAATCTGAGTTCCTCTGTTATTCTTGGAATTTCTTAGATCGAATTGGAGCATTTCTCATGTTagaacatttttttttatcagatGGCAATTCTTTGCTCTGCCAGTAACACTAGCGTGGCTGTTGCACTCTGTCTACTGCTCCtcatcaatctgtacacttgaattagaaggagcaaattatctatgttatattctaagcagcatatactaagtgtcatatatgaaagttttagattctatgttatattcgttatcttccacaacagcctttaaaaactcagtattctattttatttgatacatgtacacatttgttttagttatttgacatatgatggatttatgtgtttttacagtttacaaatctcaagtattccagagttgaaattgatgaagtacggttcgagtgggctgaatgcatgctagattacatttgaagtacggttctaccttgatgtgttaaaagaatgttctaccttgattttgatatctattagctagcttttgatgtaaaaagaatgtttgagtattttatggatactgttgtaagaagattatttatataatttgtgaatatttgtgtattttatggatattgttgaatgaaaaatatttgtataatttgtgaatatttgtgcattttttttattattgtcgggtTTTCAttatttcggaaatcaaatttgtgctgttaaaaaatatacatattacatcggttttccaccgctataaaaccggtgttattaactaatatcacattggtcatttaccgctgccaaaactggtgtaattaacatacaatattacatcggttttacaccgttgatgaaactgTGTCGTTaaatgatactacaccggttaataaccgattcgaagaccggtgtcgttaagtgatactacaccgattttaatccgatgtctaaaatggcagacttttaacatcggcttcatagacatcggtcgaaaatgaaatagacaccggtggaaaaccgatgtctatgagggtttttgttgtagtgcacccacaaccggcttggctaatacaggcAACGAGTTCAGGTACTCCTTCAGCTCCTCCAGCGCCCGGTCGTACTCggcgtcccattgaaattttgtgGCTCGGTGAAGcaccttgaagaatggcaggctccgatcggatgacttggagataAATCTGGATAGCGTcgtgatccgaccggtcagccgTTGAGCTTCCTTCAGATTGCAAGGTGGGTCATATCTTGTAGTGCCTTCACTTTGCTTAGGTTGGCCTCAATGCCCCACTCGGTGACGATATAGCCCAGGAAGCGGCCACTCTTTGCGCTAAATAGACACTTGCCGAGATTCAGCTTTATCCCATAAGTCCTCAGCATTCGGCAAGTCTCGTTGATATCTGCGCATAGGTTAGCAGCTCAGAGGGATTTAATTAGTATGTCGTCAACGTACCTCCATATTACGACCAATCTACAgtcggaacactttgttcatcagcctctggtaggtggctccagCATTCTTTAGTCTGAAAGGCATGATGTTGTAGCAGTATGTCCCATTGACCGTGATGAAGCTGAACTTCTCCTGGTACtcgcgggcgagcgacacttggtagTATCCTTGATATGCAtcgagcatgcaaatcagctCGCAACCCGTcgtcgagtccaccatttggtctatcctgggcagcggatagaagtccttcaAGCACACTTTATTTAAAAAACAGAAGTCTATGTAGACCCGCCATTTGTTactcggcttggagactagcacaacattagctagccagcttgggAGTTGGACTTCCCTAATATGGCCGGCCTCTAGTAGCTTCTctatctccgcccggatgatcacattctactccatgctgaaatccctttttctttgcttgaccgaccgagcgtccggtcgaaggtgaagctcatgctgagctATGCTCGGGGAGATGTCGGGTAGctcatgttggtgcaatcatgccctggatgtTTTCAATGTGTTGgcaactatttaagtttaggttaatacgtttggATCTAACGTGTACTGCAAGTCTTGcaggaagaagtccaagaaggtcgagtaccGGAGTCTTGGCAGGAAaaatccttgcaggtcagaagaccgggtgtaaggcaagagaagtccaagaaggtcggggatcGGAGTCTTGGCAAGAAAGTCTAGGGATGCGTTCATCTGGCACAAGGTATTAGTTGGGAAACCAACAAGCAATCGATTGAGGGGCATAACTATGGAACAGAATactgctgaatcgatcaaccaatcgattggaggaaaccaatcgatcggtcgatcgattgatatCCTCTGCGCGCGAGCACAGAGGGaacttggatcgatcaaccgatcgatcggccgatcgattcacatgCTTTCTGCGCAAGAACACAATGCGaacctagatcgatcagccgatcgattggagataaccaatcgatcggtcgatcgattcacaaggTTTCTGCACGAAGGAGCAGTGCgtttttgaatcgatcagccgatcgattggaggtaaccaatcgatcggccgatcgattgaatccacttatgtacctaagaaatatgcggctgaatcgatccagtgtTGGCCCAATTGATCGTAACGGCGCTCAACAgctatatttgaatcgattggagatgtGCTCAATCGATCGACGGCGACGTTCACGTGAGAAACGACTACTTTTGAAGATGAATAAATAGGGGAGATGTACTGTAGCAGAATACACACTTGAATACTTATTGTGCTAAGCAAAAAGAGAGCTCTTCAAGTGATTTCAAAGTAAAAGATTTTGAGTCTCTTCCTCCTAAGCCTAAatctcatcttgtaagaggaagaggcaaccttgtaaaggtttctccaccttcgtttgtgataacgagaaggagaagtttatatTGGAGCTTGATCatgtgggtgtgtgccttggattagtcacctcaaggaggtggagaccaagtaaaccaaggagttagcattgttttcttgtttttcttgtcTTTCATTTCTCTCTATTTGCTTtcgctaacaagttgtaggtgaaaaatcgaagaacggctattcaccccccccccctctagccatacgcaaaggtcctatcaattggtatcaaagctaggttcgcatcggaagaactcatcgtcaaccgaagcatcaagatggcgtttcaagagggatatagcaccgctcgaccacctTTCTTTGATGGCAACGAttttgcatattggaaaggtaggatggaaTATTATTTgatgaatgatattgaaaattgggttagtgttgtagatggatttgaAAAACCAAAAGACGAATCGGGAGCACCCCttccaaccaaggattggacaaaagagatggcaaagaaggcccAAGCAAATGCAAAAGCCACAACAACCTTACAATGTGGACTTTCAAAGGAGCAattaagcaaagtaggaccattcaactctgacaaagagctttgggaaaagctcATTGAATTAAATGAGGGATCAAGCGAATCTAGGAGAGCCAAGAGAGATCTTTTGTTGGGGCAACTCCAAACCTTCACCATGAAGATCAATGAAaccgtgagtcaaatgcatgaaagattcaaggagatagtaaatggactccatgtaataagtgagaaaattgacaatagGGATCTAGTAAGGTATGTCCTTTAATCTTTTCCTAGAACCactttatgggcatcaatggttgatgcgtataaggtATCTAGAGATCTCTCCTTGgttaagcttgatgaattgttttgcgagtttgaacttcatgaacaagctaatgtggtttcaaaagagaaaggtatgactCTTATTGTaggaaagaaggaaaagaaaaagaagaaagagaagaaggtggaatcctcatcatctgaatccgagcaagaatcatcggatagtgatgatgaaatgtcggcaagTGAAGTGACACATTATGTCaagaagatgatgggaagatcaaggaaattcatgagaaaggatgtgaagaaaatgTTTCAACCTTCAAAAGGTAGaagtagtcaaagttcaagttttaatactaatgtcatttgttatgggtgtaacaagaaaggacacatcaagccaaATTGTCTGGAATTGAGGAGGAaagaggaaaaggagaagaaggagaacaagaagaaggaagccatggtgACTCAAGCTACTTGGGATACACCAAACATTGACTCATCGGATGAGGATGAATTATGTCATGTGACCCGACATATGACATTTATGGCATTTGAAGATAacaaagaagggtcaagtgaagaGGATTCATCAAGTGAGGAGGAGTCAagtgatgaatcatcatcaagtgacgATGAGataaaagaatctcccaaagtagaatttctttACAAAACAATTGCTCATCTCAAGAATGCTTTTGCTAAGTCACAATCTAGAGTGAAGACCTTGAAGGGAAAACTTAGGACCATTAGAAATGATGCATGCATGTCTAGTGAGTCaaaaatgctcaaggaagaaaatgaaaaattgaaggatgatgtgattgaattaagagcatgtttagagaaatttacaaatggatccaagtatctagatatgattattagagatcaaagagtcatttacaacaaagccggaataggatatagacctaaaGAAAAGGAAGTTGCATATATGTCTTTAATAAATGGTACTAGAAATGATGTACTTAGAAACaaagtcaagaaaaatcttaaaggcaaggtaaaacaagcttgggtgcctaagaaatattgAATGACATTTCTGAATCAAGTTcatgggtaccaaagagttgtgtgttttatgttgtttaggtagaagagaagaaggatgcaagtatgtggattATGGATAGTGGTTGCTCAAGACACatgaccggtgatgtgagcaagttctccacaataaattatataaagaaaggaacggtatcatttgggaatagtgggaagctcaagattataggtaaaggtacaattgaggtatcacccacaattatcattcataaagtcttattggttaaaaatatggggtttaatttgcttagtattagccaattatgtgatgccGGATATAATGTAGAGTTTCACCCCGATAAGTGTTTAGTTAAGCACAAAAATCTTGAAGATGTTATgttaaaaggatttagaaaataaaatctttattatgttgatctttcatatgcttctaacccctctattaagtgtttgatatcaaaagaagaggaaagatggatatggcatagaagacttggacatatcaatatgaggaacatagccaaggtaactaagatggagctagtaaagggactactaaagatcaagtacatcaaggacaaattgtgtgatgtatgccaagagggtaagcaatcaaggtcatcacacaaaggtaaaaccttaactagcacttcattaccgttagaattattgcatttggatcttttttattgtcatagaacaccttccttggtaggtaacaaatattatttggtgatagtagatgattactctagatatacttggggtttatttcttgaaacataagggggaaactttagaaacaattatagggtttaccaagagggtagaaaatgaaaagaacctcaaaattgatagaattaggagtgatcatggtggagacttcgagaatttgaacttttctaagttttgtctagaaaatggctATAAGCATGAATTCTCTTatccaagaacacctcaacaaaatggtgtagtggagaggaaGAATCGAGCTTTACAAGAGGCGGCTAGAACCATGCT contains:
- the LOC121994663 gene encoding 60S ribosomal protein L9-like, with the protein product MKTILSSQTMDIPEGVTVKVNAKIVEVEGPRGKLTRDFKHLNLDFELIEGGKKLKVDAWFGSQKTTPAIRTSLIHIDNLITGVTKGYRYKMRLVYAHFPINASITPNNSCIEIRNFLGEKKVRQYDALKFVEILVTKRLLKSIMISLCFLKGWKNSFTILFQDLKPHNLLMDRKTMMLKVADLGLSRAFTIPLKKYTHEATYLLACIGKHSI